One part of the Schistocerca piceifrons isolate TAMUIC-IGC-003096 chromosome 2, iqSchPice1.1, whole genome shotgun sequence genome encodes these proteins:
- the LOC124776533 gene encoding proline-rich protein HaeIII subfamily 1-like, which produces MRATVAALLLCLVVSACRCQETPPGPPGPTEGPQPTGPPGPPTGGPDPTGQPTGGPEPTGPPGTPTAGPEPTGPPGPPTGGPEPTGQPTGGPEPTGVPQPTGGPQPTEGPQPTEPPGPPGPPSGALWGF; this is translated from the exons ATGAGGGCGACAGTGGCAGCTCTTCTCCTGTGTCTTGTG GTGTCAGCATGCCGCTGCCAAGAGACTCCACCAGGCCCTCCTGGACCAACTGAGGGTCCACAGCCAACCGGACCACCTGGCCCACCAACTGGAGGCCCTGATCCGACAGGTCAACCTACTGGAGGTCCTGAACCAACTGGACCACCAGGCACACCAACAGCAGGTCCTGAACCAACTGGGCCACCTGGCCCACCAACTGGAGGACCTGAACCAACAGGTCAACCCACTGGAGGTCCTGAACCAACTGGAGTACCCCAACCAACTGGTGGACCTCAGCCTACAGAAGGCCCACAGCCTACTGAACCACCAGGGCCACCAGGACCACCTTCTGGGGCACTTTGGGGTTTCTGA
- the LOC124777591 gene encoding proline-rich protein 2-like isoform X1, translated as MRATVAALLLCLVVAACRSQETPPGPPGPTEGPQPTGPSGPPTGGPDPTGQPTGGPEPTGPPGPPTGGPEPTGQPTGGPQPTGPPGSPTGGPEPTEGPQPTGEPQPTGPPGPPSGGLWLF; from the exons ATGAGGGCGACAGTGGCAGCTCTCCTTCTGTGTCTTGTG GTGGCAGCATGCCGCAGCCAGGAGACTCCACCTGGCCCTCCTGGACCAACTGAAGGGCCACAACCAACTGGACCATCTGGCCCACCAACTGGAGGTCCTGATCCAACAGGTCAGCCTACTGGAGGTCCTGAACCAACTGGTCCACCAGGCCCACCTACTGGAGGTCCTGAACCAACAGGTCAACCTACTGGGGGTCCTCAACCAACTGGACCTCCAGGCTCACCTACTGGAGGTCCTGAACCAACTGAAGGACCCCAGCCAACTGGTGAACCTCAGCCTACTGGCCCACCAGGGCCACCCTCTGGAGGACTTTGGCTTTTTTGA
- the LOC124777591 gene encoding proline-rich protein 2-like isoform X2, translated as MRATVAALLLCLVVAACRSQETPPGPPGPTEGPQPTGPSGPPTGGPEPTGPPGPPTGGPEPTGQPTGGPQPTGPPGSPTGGPEPTEGPQPTGEPQPTGPPGPPSGGLWLF; from the exons ATGAGGGCGACAGTGGCAGCTCTCCTTCTGTGTCTTGTG GTGGCAGCATGCCGCAGCCAGGAGACTCCACCTGGCCCTCCTGGACCAACTGAAGGGCCACAACCAACTGGACCATCTGGCCCACCAACTGGAG GTCCTGAACCAACTGGTCCACCAGGCCCACCTACTGGAGGTCCTGAACCAACAGGTCAACCTACTGGGGGTCCTCAACCAACTGGACCTCCAGGCTCACCTACTGGAGGTCCTGAACCAACTGAAGGACCCCAGCCAACTGGTGAACCTCAGCCTACTGGCCCACCAGGGCCACCCTCTGGAGGACTTTGGCTTTTTTGA